One Blattabacterium cuenoti DNA window includes the following coding sequences:
- the purM gene encoding phosphoribosylformylglycinamidine cyclo-ligase translates to MKINNFTYKISKILKKTYNKRVLSTLNHFSGFYKIYNKYKNPILVSGTDGVGTKICLSINFKKYDVIGIDCFAMCINDILCHGANPLFFLDYLACNKINSFIIEKIIEGMAISCKDNHTCFIGGETAEMPDLYPKNLYDIAGFCVGIVDQNNLIDGKKLIKENDVIIGFKSSGIHSNGFSIIKNIFSESDLKKCFFDKSPFYEKLLIPTKIYYKLINFLLKNISIHGIAHITGGGILDNLSRIIPENLSAVINKKKIPIQSIFHFIQKKGNLSDKLMWGTFNMGLGMIIIVSSKEENFLKKISLLDKPYFIGNIVKRKKEKIYLI, encoded by the coding sequence ATGAAAATAAATAATTTTACATATAAAATTAGTAAAATTTTAAAAAAAACTTATAATAAAAGAGTACTAAGTACTTTAAATCATTTTTCAGGATTTTATAAAATATATAATAAATATAAAAATCCCATTCTTGTTTCTGGGACAGATGGTGTTGGAACAAAAATTTGTTTATCTATAAATTTTAAAAAATATGATGTAATAGGAATAGATTGTTTTGCGATGTGTATAAATGATATTTTATGTCATGGGGCTAATCCGTTATTTTTTTTAGATTATTTGGCATGTAATAAAATTAATTCTTTTATTATAGAAAAAATTATTGAAGGAATGGCTATTTCATGTAAAGATAATCATACGTGTTTCATTGGTGGAGAAACAGCTGAAATGCCAGATTTATATCCTAAAAATTTATATGATATTGCAGGATTTTGTGTTGGAATAGTAGATCAAAATAATCTTATTGATGGAAAGAAACTAATTAAAGAAAATGATGTTATAATAGGATTTAAATCTTCAGGAATTCATAGTAATGGTTTTTCTATTATTAAAAATATTTTTTCTGAAAGTGATTTAAAAAAATGTTTTTTTGATAAAAGTCCTTTTTATGAAAAACTTTTGATTCCGACTAAAATTTATTACAAATTAATTAATTTCTTATTAAAAAATATTTCTATACATGGAATTGCACATATTACTGGAGGGGGGATTTTAGATAACTTATCTAGAATCATTCCTGAAAATTTATCTGCCGTAATTAATAAAAAAAAAATTCCTATTCAATCTATTTTTCATTTTATACAAAAAAAAGGTAATTTATCGGATAAATTAATGTGGGGGACTTTTAATATGGGATTAGGTATGATAATTATAGTATCTTCAAAAGAAGAAAATTTTTTAAAAAAAATTAGTCTTTTAGATAAACCATATTTTATAGGTAATATTGTAAAAAGAAAAAAGGAAAAAATTTATTTGATATAA
- the purF gene encoding amidophosphoribosyltransferase: MDKFHEECGVFGIYSSLKIDIFSFIQSGLFSLQHRGQEACGFSILKNGFIFTYKSEGLVLDFFQKISNYKKYCNGNAAIGHTRYSTEGGKNKKNIQPFFGKNLCGKTIISIVHNGNLINARNTRKKLEYEGINFVSAYSDSEVILRLIQKNLLENNNNLEKSIKKTVLKIRGAYSVVVLVNNKIAAFRDPNGIRPLCYGFLDEKTYIFSSETCGIDAVGGTYIRDLFPGEIIIIDNDSIQFSMMNKMENLKNRMCSFEYIYFSRPDSLIDNLNVYKIREKSGEKLYEQYPVNADVVIGVPDSGVPASIGYAKASGIPFKPILIKNKYIGRSFILPEKKIREKMVNLKLNPILHEIKGKRIVIVDDSIVRGTTSKRLIDILKKSGAKEIHFRSASPPIIAPCHLGVNTPRKKDLFSYKNIDKNNIKIILDVDSLEFLSMDNLIEILGGKNYCFGCFTEKYPIS; this comes from the coding sequence TTGGATAAATTTCATGAAGAATGTGGGGTATTTGGAATATATTCCTCATTAAAAATAGATATTTTTTCGTTTATTCAATCGGGCTTATTTTCTTTGCAACACAGAGGCCAAGAAGCATGTGGTTTTTCTATATTAAAAAATGGATTTATTTTTACTTATAAGAGTGAAGGATTAGTTTTAGATTTTTTTCAGAAAATATCAAATTATAAAAAATATTGTAATGGAAATGCAGCAATTGGACATACTCGTTATTCCACAGAAGGAGGAAAAAATAAAAAAAATATCCAACCATTTTTTGGAAAAAATTTATGTGGAAAAACTATTATATCTATAGTTCATAATGGAAACTTAATTAATGCAAGAAATACAAGAAAAAAATTAGAATATGAGGGAATAAATTTTGTTTCTGCATATTCAGATTCAGAAGTAATATTACGTCTCATTCAAAAAAATTTATTAGAAAATAATAATAATTTAGAGAAATCTATAAAAAAAACAGTTCTTAAAATTAGAGGAGCATATTCGGTAGTTGTTTTAGTTAATAATAAAATAGCAGCATTTAGAGATCCTAATGGGATTAGACCTTTATGCTATGGATTTTTAGATGAAAAAACTTATATATTTAGTTCTGAAACATGTGGGATTGACGCTGTAGGAGGAACTTATATTAGAGATTTATTTCCAGGAGAAATTATAATAATTGATAATGATTCAATTCAATTCTCAATGATGAATAAGATGGAAAATCTAAAAAATAGAATGTGTTCTTTTGAATATATTTATTTTTCTAGACCAGATTCTTTAATTGATAATTTAAATGTTTATAAAATTCGTGAAAAAAGTGGAGAAAAATTATACGAACAATATCCTGTAAACGCAGATGTAGTCATTGGAGTACCAGATTCTGGGGTTCCAGCTTCTATAGGATATGCTAAAGCATCTGGAATACCTTTTAAACCTATTCTAATAAAGAATAAATATATAGGTAGATCTTTTATTTTACCTGAAAAAAAAATTCGTGAAAAAATGGTTAATTTAAAATTAAATCCTATTTTACACGAAATAAAAGGAAAACGTATTGTTATTGTTGATGATTCTATTGTTCGTGGAACAACTAGTAAAAGATTAATTGATATATTAAAAAAATCAGGTGCTAAGGAAATTCATTTCCGTAGTGCTTCCCCTCCAATTATTGCTCCTTGTCATCTTGGGGTAAATACTCCAAGAAAAAAAGATTTATTTTCATATAAAAATATTGATAAAAATAATATAAAAATAATATTAGATGTAGATAGTTTAGAATTTTTAAGTATGGATAATTTAATAGAAATATTGGGGGGAAAAAATTACTGTTTTGGATGTTTTACGGAAAAATATCCAATTTCATAA
- the purH gene encoding bifunctional phosphoribosylaminoimidazolecarboxamide formyltransferase/IMP cyclohydrolase produces the protein MKRAFISVYNKNKKLLNFSFFLKKKKYQIISTGGTFKFLKKNGLCPINISDITSFPEILDGRIKSIHPYIYAGILANRSIEKHIKLIDSYNIKLIDIVLIDCYPFYEMINNKSIEKKFLLEFIDIGGLSLIRAAAKNFHYVTAIIDSNDSKLVTKEIDSDGHTSLILRKKLAGKVFSFTSYYDSIISQYFFKEEKFPKIINLCYKKKMNLKYGENPHQKASFYIDNFNEKGAMSNFNQIHGKKISFNNIRDIDIAWKIVNQFSDPTCCIIKHSTPCGVASGKNIIEAFKNAYYSDSISSFGGVVAFNTVISCELAMKINHLFLEVIIAPFYEKGCIEILKLKKNLIIININNFSSDEIEYVKVDGGFLVQESDYLLNKKNDNYKIVTKKNFSNQEIKSLFFAQKVVKFVKSNAIVVARGTQTLGISGGQTNRIWAARQAINRALEKNKKELVLVSDAFFPFKDIIDEIANSKRIYAILQPGGSIRDYESIEACNHYGIAMAFTGKRYFKH, from the coding sequence ATGAAAAGAGCTTTTATTAGTGTTTATAATAAAAATAAAAAATTACTAAATTTTTCTTTTTTTTTGAAAAAAAAAAAATATCAAATTATATCTACTGGAGGTACATTTAAATTTTTAAAAAAAAATGGATTATGTCCAATAAATATTTCGGATATTACGTCTTTTCCTGAAATTTTGGATGGAAGAATTAAATCTATACATCCTTATATATATGCTGGTATTTTAGCTAATCGTTCTATTGAAAAACATATAAAATTAATTGATTCTTATAATATTAAACTTATTGATATTGTATTAATAGATTGTTATCCATTTTATGAAATGATAAATAATAAATCTATAGAAAAAAAATTTTTATTAGAATTTATAGATATTGGAGGACTATCTTTAATTCGAGCAGCAGCTAAAAATTTTCATTATGTAACAGCAATTATAGATAGTAATGACTCTAAATTAGTAACAAAAGAAATTGATTCTGATGGACATACATCATTAATTTTAAGGAAAAAATTAGCAGGAAAAGTATTCAGTTTTACGTCTTATTATGATTCTATTATTTCTCAATATTTTTTTAAAGAAGAAAAATTTCCAAAAATAATAAATCTCTGTTATAAAAAAAAAATGAATTTAAAATATGGAGAAAATCCACATCAAAAAGCTTCATTTTATATTGATAATTTTAATGAGAAAGGTGCTATGTCTAATTTTAATCAAATACATGGTAAAAAAATTTCTTTTAATAATATAAGAGATATAGATATAGCTTGGAAAATTGTTAATCAATTTTCTGATCCTACCTGTTGTATTATAAAACATTCTACTCCTTGTGGTGTAGCATCGGGTAAAAATATTATTGAAGCATTTAAAAACGCTTATTATTCAGATTCCATTTCATCTTTTGGAGGAGTAGTTGCATTTAATACAGTAATTTCCTGTGAATTGGCAATGAAAATAAATCATTTATTTTTAGAAGTTATAATTGCTCCATTTTATGAAAAAGGTTGCATCGAAATTCTAAAATTAAAAAAAAATTTAATAATTATTAATATAAATAATTTTTCTTCGGATGAAATAGAATACGTAAAGGTTGATGGAGGATTCTTGGTACAAGAATCAGATTATTTATTAAATAAAAAAAATGATAATTACAAAATAGTTACAAAAAAAAATTTTTCTAATCAGGAAATAAAATCATTATTTTTTGCACAAAAAGTAGTAAAATTTGTTAAATCTAATGCCATTGTTGTTGCTAGGGGTACACAAACATTAGGTATTTCTGGAGGACAAACTAATAGAATATGGGCAGCTCGTCAAGCTATAAACAGAGCATTAGAAAAAAATAAAAAAGAATTAGTTCTTGTTTCTGATGCATTTTTTCCTTTTAAAGATATAATAGATGAAATTGCAAATTCTAAAAGAATATATGCGATTTTACAACCTGGGGGTTCTATCCGAGATTATGAATCTATTGAAGCTTGTAATCATTACGGTATAGCCATGGCTTTTACTGGAAAAAGATATTTTAAACATTAA
- the accD gene encoding acetyl-CoA carboxylase, carboxyltransferase subunit beta: MNWFLRKKKNILTSIDDRKTLPKGLWYKTPSGKIVDTEILKKNAYVSPEDGYHVRIHSKEYFEILFDNKKFLEINNNITSKDPIKWKDSKKYRNRIIEAKKKTNLCDAIRTGIGKIGGIKIVISCMDFSFIGGSMGSVVGEKISRAIKYCIEKKYPYIIISKSGGARIMESSFSLMQMAKTTARLTQLRNSKIPYISILTDPTMGGVSASYALLGDINIAEPGALIGFAGPRVIKETIGKNLPKGFQTSEFLIEHGFIDLISPRTELKKTLYKLINMMI; this comes from the coding sequence ATGAATTGGTTTTTAAGAAAAAAAAAAAATATTCTTACATCAATAGATGATAGAAAAACTTTACCTAAAGGTTTATGGTACAAAACTCCAAGTGGAAAAATTGTTGATACAGAAATTTTAAAAAAAAATGCTTATGTTAGTCCAGAAGATGGATATCACGTAAGAATACATAGTAAAGAATATTTTGAAATTTTATTTGATAACAAAAAATTTTTAGAAATCAATAATAATATTACTAGTAAAGATCCAATAAAATGGAAAGATTCTAAAAAATATAGAAATAGAATTATAGAAGCTAAAAAAAAAACAAATTTATGTGATGCAATTAGAACAGGAATAGGGAAAATAGGTGGAATAAAAATAGTAATATCTTGTATGGATTTTTCTTTTATAGGAGGATCTATGGGATCCGTTGTTGGAGAAAAAATATCTAGAGCAATAAAATATTGTATTGAAAAAAAATATCCATACATTATTATATCTAAATCAGGTGGAGCAAGAATTATGGAATCTTCTTTTTCATTAATGCAAATGGCTAAAACTACAGCTAGATTAACTCAATTACGAAATTCTAAAATCCCATATATTTCTATATTAACTGACCCTACTATGGGTGGGGTAAGTGCATCTTATGCTTTATTAGGAGATATAAATATAGCTGAACCTGGGGCTTTAATAGGGTTTGCTGGACCAAGAGTTATTAAAGAAACAATAGGTAAAAATTTACCAAAAGGATTTCAAACATCAGAATTTCTTATAGAACATGGATTTATAGATCTTATCTCTCCAAGAACTGAATTAAAAAAAACCTTATATAAATTAATTAATATGATGATATAA
- a CDS encoding formyltransferase family protein, with the protein MKKLIFLVSGNGTNMMHIINAIKNNILDNCKIILVISDRNCKALQYAINYGIKFVSLKRDKFLYENIDRLLVKYQPNIIILSGFLSILNNIICKKWSGKIINIHPSILPKYGGKGMYGKKVHELVIKNKDKISGATVHFVTEKIDSGYIILKKIYKLSKNENVDSLSKKISSIEKKILIESLKIL; encoded by the coding sequence ATGAAAAAATTAATTTTTTTAGTATCTGGAAATGGAACTAATATGATGCATATTATAAATGCTATTAAAAATAATATATTGGATAATTGTAAGATAATATTAGTTATTTCTGATAGAAATTGTAAGGCTTTACAATACGCTATAAATTATGGTATTAAATTTGTCTCTTTAAAAAGAGATAAATTTTTATACGAAAATATAGATCGTTTATTGGTTAAATATCAGCCAAATATTATAATATTATCTGGATTTCTTTCTATACTTAATAATATAATTTGTAAAAAATGGTCAGGAAAAATTATTAATATACATCCATCGATATTACCTAAATATGGAGGAAAAGGAATGTATGGAAAAAAGGTTCATGAATTAGTTATAAAAAATAAAGATAAAATATCAGGAGCAACAGTCCATTTTGTTACAGAAAAAATAGATTCAGGTTATATTATTTTAAAAAAAATATATAAACTTTCTAAAAATGAAAATGTTGATTCTTTATCTAAAAAAATATCTAGTATAGAAAAAAAAATTTTAATTGAATCGTTAAAAATATTATGA
- the purE gene encoding 5-(carboxyamino)imidazole ribonucleotide mutase has protein sequence MKVSIFIGSKSDIPFIKDAIEIFKQFKINYNCYIISAHRLPNILLNTIKKIEYENIEIIIAGAGLSAHLPGIISSQTIIPVIGIPICNTNNSTLGGIDALFSITQMPKGIPVATVGINNSYNAAIIAIHFLSLKYDNLKKLLVKFREKTKKKLENEIEKYL, from the coding sequence ATGAAAGTATCCATATTTATTGGTAGTAAATCTGATATACCATTTATAAAAGATGCAATAGAAATTTTTAAACAATTTAAAATAAATTATAATTGTTATATAATTTCTGCACATAGATTACCAAATATTTTATTAAATACTATAAAAAAAATAGAATATGAAAATATAGAAATAATTATTGCAGGAGCAGGTTTATCAGCTCATTTACCTGGAATTATATCGTCTCAAACAATAATCCCAGTAATAGGTATTCCTATATGTAATACAAATAATAGTACACTAGGTGGTATTGATGCTCTTTTCTCTATAACACAAATGCCAAAAGGTATACCTGTTGCTACAGTAGGAATAAATAATTCATATAACGCCGCTATTATAGCAATACATTTTTTATCTTTAAAATATGATAATTTAAAAAAATTATTAGTAAAATTTAGAGAAAAAACAAAAAAAAAATTAGAAAATGAAATAGAAAAATATTTATAA
- the fbaA gene encoding class II fructose-bisphosphate aldolase: MHRKFPYGVITGNLVKELFEYAKENSFSIPAVNVIGSNTINTALETASIVNSPIIIQLSRGGSIFNAGIGSIKQKNKQESAIKGAIACAMHVHTLAEFYKSTVILHTDHCSKSDLTWIDGLIKENKNFYKKNGKTLFSSHMLDLSQEPLKENIKICNKYFEKMNKMNMTIEIELGVTGGEEDGIDNSNIDNKKLYTQPEEIYYAYKKLIKISNNFIIAAAFGNVHGVYKPGNVILRPIILKNTQEYIQKKFSTRNNPISFVFHGGSGSSEEEIKKSIEYGVVKMNVDTDLQYAFTSGVRNYMNENKEYIKKQIGNPYGKYVPNKKYYDPRVWLREGENHFKNTLKKYFKLMNNINTL; this comes from the coding sequence ATGCACAGAAAATTTCCTTATGGAGTAATTACTGGTAATCTAGTTAAAGAACTTTTTGAATATGCTAAAGAAAATTCTTTTTCTATACCAGCGGTAAATGTAATTGGATCTAATACAATAAATACTGCTCTGGAAACAGCTTCAATAGTCAATTCACCTATTATTATACAATTATCTAGAGGGGGATCTATTTTTAATGCTGGTATAGGATCAATAAAACAAAAAAATAAACAGGAATCTGCAATAAAAGGGGCAATAGCATGTGCTATGCATGTTCATACATTAGCTGAATTTTATAAATCAACAGTAATACTTCATACTGATCATTGTTCTAAATCAGATTTAACATGGATAGATGGATTAATAAAAGAAAATAAAAATTTTTATAAAAAAAATGGAAAAACATTATTTAGTTCACATATGTTAGATTTATCCCAAGAACCTTTAAAAGAAAATATAAAAATTTGTAATAAATATTTCGAAAAGATGAATAAAATGAATATGACTATCGAAATAGAATTAGGTGTAACTGGAGGAGAGGAAGATGGTATAGATAATTCTAATATTGATAATAAAAAACTTTATACACAACCAGAAGAAATTTATTATGCTTACAAAAAATTAATAAAAATTAGTAATAATTTTATTATAGCAGCTGCTTTTGGAAATGTTCATGGTGTTTATAAACCTGGAAATGTTATACTTCGTCCAATAATATTAAAAAATACTCAGGAGTATATACAAAAAAAATTTAGTACTAGAAACAATCCTATATCTTTTGTTTTTCATGGTGGATCTGGTTCATCTGAAGAAGAGATAAAAAAATCTATTGAATATGGAGTAGTAAAAATGAATGTAGATACAGATCTTCAATATGCTTTTACTTCTGGTGTAAGAAATTATATGAATGAAAATAAAGAATATATAAAAAAACAAATAGGAAATCCATATGGAAAATATGTTCCAAATAAAAAATATTACGATCCTAGAGTTTGGTTAAGAGAAGGGGAAAATCATTTCAAAAATACTTTAAAAAAGTATTTTAAACTTATGAATAATATTAATACTTTATAA
- the guaA gene encoding glutamine-hydrolyzing GMP synthase — translation MKIKESIIILDFGSQYSHIISRRIRDIGIYTILCEHNISVSNIIYKQPKGIILSGGPFSVYNKNYPSIYKNILELNIPILGICYGMQLISYLFGGIIKSSKNKEYGKSYLSIIDRKNPLFLGIPKNKSIVVWMSHSDEIKKIPKELKIIGKTKSCPIAAFYHKEKNIYAVQFHPEVSHTEFGIIMIKNFVIKICKCKTNNYNLLNNIIKKSIHNIIKVVSKKKVILGISGGLDSFVTALLIYKAIKNSLYCIFINHGLLLEEEEKFIKKICKSVEFPIRIINAKDKFLSKLVGVTNPEQKRKIIGEEFIKIFQKESKNINDVKFLAQGTIYSDVIESSKSSKLSDSIKSHHNVGGLPKNMNLKLLEPLKKFFKDEVKEIGRILGVPNYLLNKHPFPGPGIGIRIIGEINEKKISILRKAENILFQELNNYKLYKIVDQAFIILLPIKSVGIMGDKRSYEYTAILRSINTKDFMTATFSYLSYEFLEQVSNRIINEVNGINRMLYDISSKPPSTIEWE, via the coding sequence ATGAAAATTAAAGAATCAATTATTATATTAGATTTTGGATCACAATATAGTCACATAATTTCAAGAAGAATAAGAGATATAGGTATATATACCATATTATGTGAACATAATATTTCTGTTTCTAATATTATTTATAAACAACCTAAAGGTATTATTTTATCAGGAGGACCATTTTCAGTCTATAATAAAAATTATCCATCAATATATAAAAATATTTTAGAATTAAATATTCCAATATTAGGAATTTGTTACGGAATGCAATTAATTTCTTATTTATTTGGAGGAATAATAAAATCATCTAAAAATAAAGAATATGGAAAATCTTATCTATCTATTATAGATAGGAAAAATCCATTATTTTTAGGAATTCCTAAAAATAAATCTATTGTAGTTTGGATGAGTCATTCTGATGAAATAAAAAAAATTCCAAAAGAATTAAAAATTATAGGAAAAACCAAATCTTGCCCAATTGCTGCATTTTATCATAAAGAAAAAAATATTTATGCAGTACAATTTCATCCAGAAGTAAGTCATACAGAATTTGGAATAATAATGATTAAAAATTTTGTTATAAAAATTTGTAAATGTAAAACCAATAACTACAATTTATTAAATAATATTATAAAAAAAAGTATTCATAATATAATAAAAGTTGTATCCAAAAAAAAAGTAATATTAGGAATATCTGGAGGATTAGATTCTTTTGTTACTGCTTTATTAATTTATAAGGCTATAAAAAATTCTTTATATTGTATTTTCATAAATCATGGACTTCTTTTAGAAGAAGAAGAAAAATTTATAAAAAAAATTTGTAAATCTGTTGAATTTCCAATTCGGATAATAAATGCTAAAGATAAATTTTTATCCAAACTAGTTGGAGTTACTAATCCAGAACAAAAAAGAAAAATTATAGGTGAAGAATTTATTAAAATTTTTCAAAAAGAATCAAAAAATATCAATGATGTTAAATTTTTAGCCCAAGGAACAATATATTCAGATGTTATTGAATCTTCTAAAAGTTCAAAATTATCAGATTCGATTAAATCTCATCATAATGTAGGAGGATTGCCAAAAAATATGAATTTAAAATTACTTGAACCACTAAAAAAATTTTTTAAGGACGAAGTTAAAGAAATAGGACGTATATTAGGTGTACCTAACTATTTATTAAATAAACATCCATTTCCTGGTCCAGGAATAGGGATACGAATTATTGGTGAAATAAATGAAAAAAAAATTTCTATTTTAAGAAAAGCAGAAAATATTTTATTTCAAGAATTAAATAACTATAAATTATATAAAATTGTAGATCAAGCGTTCATAATTTTATTACCTATTAAATCTGTTGGAATAATGGGAGATAAAAGATCATATGAATATACTGCTATCCTACGTTCAATTAATACAAAAGATTTTATGACAGCTACTTTCTCATATTTATCTTATGAATTTCTAGAACAAGTATCAAATAGGATAATAAATGAAGTTAATGGTATAAATAGAATGTTATATGATATTTCATCAAAACCACCATCTACTATTGAATGGGAATAA
- the purC gene encoding phosphoribosylaminoimidazolesuccinocarboxamide synthase, with amino-acid sequence MNQNSFIIKKSVFSEGKTKKIYLTNDPFKIIVHHKDNLTALNGLKKIFLLDKGILNNEITTLIFRFLHSSGIKTHFIQKINNREQLCHKVQIIPLEFVIRNVVTGSLSNRLGIKEEKIIPNGIIEIFYKNDTLEDPLINDNHAVFLGIISYEELNYIYSIVKNINNLLKIYFLNKNIILVDFKIEFGRSHKNEILLSDEISPDTCRFWDKKTMKKLDKDLFRLESQKKDKIFDSYMEVLKRLNQE; translated from the coding sequence ATGAATCAAAATAGTTTTATCATAAAAAAAAGTGTATTTTCAGAAGGAAAAACTAAAAAAATATATTTAACTAATGATCCTTTTAAAATAATTGTTCATCATAAAGATAATTTAACAGCTTTAAATGGATTAAAAAAAATTTTTCTATTAGATAAAGGAATATTAAATAATGAAATCACTACATTAATATTTAGATTTCTTCATTCATCTGGAATAAAAACTCACTTTATTCAAAAAATAAATAATAGAGAACAACTTTGTCATAAAGTACAAATAATTCCTTTAGAATTTGTAATAAGAAATGTGGTTACTGGAAGTTTGTCTAATCGTTTAGGAATTAAAGAAGAAAAAATAATACCAAATGGGATTATTGAAATTTTTTACAAAAATGATACTTTAGAAGATCCACTTATAAATGATAATCATGCTGTATTTTTAGGAATTATTTCTTATGAAGAACTAAATTATATTTATTCAATTGTAAAAAATATAAATAATTTATTAAAAATATATTTTTTAAATAAGAATATTATATTAGTAGATTTTAAAATAGAATTTGGTAGAAGTCATAAAAATGAAATATTATTATCTGACGAAATTAGTCCTGATACCTGTAGATTTTGGGATAAAAAAACAATGAAAAAATTAGATAAAGATTTATTTCGACTGGAATCACAAAAAAAGGATAAAATATTTGATTCTTATATGGAAGTCTTAAAAAGATTAAATCAAGAATAA
- the purD gene encoding phosphoribosylamine--glycine ligase, whose protein sequence is MKILILGGGGREHAIGKKLLEGNINIILYFYPGNGGTKLIGSNIEKKCSILDLAMFSKKNNIELTIVGSEIFLVQEVVDLFQFYQLNIIGPNYYSSRLEGDKIFGKSFMKKYGIRTPEYETFDSYNEAKKFLKKKNNPLVIKFNGLASGKGVIIAHNQNDYKKAIKNIMIENKFGKNGKKIIIEEYLNGKEVSILSIFNKKRIIPFLSSKDYKKIGNNDCGLNTGGMGSITPNPYMNSAMWTDFNKNILQPTFEGLISEKLTFLGFLYFGLMIYNNKIYLLEYNTRLGDPETQSLLPLMKNNFLYMLKSFFYEDKINILWKNYSSCCIVLSSLGYPEKYKIGNCISNLDKLEEPFYIAGARKENQQWYTSGGRVLNVIGIDKNIKYARENAYKKINNIKCNNLYYRKDIGLY, encoded by the coding sequence ATGAAAATTTTAATACTTGGAGGAGGAGGAAGGGAACATGCTATTGGAAAAAAATTATTAGAAGGAAATATTAATATAATACTATATTTTTATCCTGGAAATGGTGGAACAAAATTAATAGGATCTAATATAGAAAAAAAATGTTCCATATTAGATTTAGCAATGTTTTCTAAAAAAAATAATATAGAACTTACAATAGTTGGATCAGAAATTTTTCTTGTACAAGAAGTTGTAGACTTATTTCAATTTTATCAATTAAATATAATTGGACCAAATTATTATTCATCTAGATTAGAAGGAGATAAAATTTTTGGAAAATCCTTTATGAAAAAATATGGAATTAGAACTCCTGAATACGAAACGTTTGATTCATATAATGAAGCAAAAAAATTTTTAAAAAAAAAAAATAATCCACTAGTTATTAAATTTAATGGTCTTGCCTCAGGAAAGGGAGTTATTATTGCTCATAATCAAAATGATTATAAAAAAGCAATAAAAAATATTATGATAGAAAATAAGTTTGGAAAAAATGGAAAAAAGATAATAATAGAAGAGTATTTAAACGGAAAAGAAGTCTCTATATTATCAATTTTTAATAAAAAAAGAATCATTCCTTTTTTATCTTCTAAAGATTATAAAAAAATAGGAAATAACGATTGTGGTTTAAATACAGGTGGTATGGGATCAATAACTCCAAATCCTTATATGAATAGTGCTATGTGGACAGATTTTAATAAAAATATATTACAACCTACTTTTGAAGGTCTAATTTCAGAAAAATTAACTTTTTTAGGATTTTTATATTTTGGATTAATGATATATAATAATAAGATTTATCTATTAGAATATAATACTAGATTAGGAGATCCTGAAACTCAATCATTACTTCCATTAATGAAAAATAATTTTTTATATATGTTAAAATCTTTTTTTTATGAAGATAAAATAAATATTTTATGGAAAAATTATTCCTCATGTTGTATAGTTTTATCTTCATTAGGATATCCAGAAAAATATAAAATAGGAAATTGTATTAGTAATTTGGATAAATTAGAAGAACCTTTTTATATTGCAGGAGCAAGAAAAGAAAACCAACAATGGTACACTTCCGGAGGAAGAGTATTAAATGTTATAGGAATTGATAAAAATATAAAATATGCAAGAGAAAATGCATATAAAAAAATTAATAATATTAAATGTAATAATCTTTATTATAGAAAAGATATAGGTTTATATTAA